One window from the genome of Bacteroidales bacterium encodes:
- the rfbC gene encoding dTDP-4-dehydrorhamnose 3,5-epimerase: MEIIKKYTKGLYVIKPKIFEDNRGYFMESYQKKAFEDLGLEADFIQDNESYSKKGVIRGLHFQNPPFAQIKLVRVISGSVLDVAVDIRKGSPTYGQWFGEILSAENKLMFWIEEGFAHGFQVLEDNTIFQYKCSDFYNKKSEDSLLWNDIDINIKWKNIDTIISNKDFEAGTFKNFKSNFEY, translated from the coding sequence ATGGAAATAATAAAAAAATATACAAAGGGCTTATATGTAATTAAACCTAAGATTTTCGAAGACAATCGTGGATATTTCATGGAATCATATCAAAAGAAAGCCTTCGAAGACTTGGGATTGGAAGCGGATTTTATTCAAGACAACGAATCATATTCGAAAAAAGGAGTAATTCGCGGATTACATTTTCAGAATCCGCCTTTTGCTCAAATCAAATTAGTAAGAGTTATTTCCGGTTCCGTATTAGATGTTGCCGTTGATATAAGAAAAGGTTCCCCTACTTATGGACAATGGTTCGGAGAAATTCTAAGTGCCGAAAACAAACTTATGTTTTGGATAGAAGAAGGTTTTGCGCATGGGTTTCAAGTACTTGAAGACAATACAATATTTCAATATAAATGTTCTGACTTTTACAATAAAAAGAGTGAAGATTCTTTATTATGGAATGATATTGATATCAACATAAAATGGAAAAACATTGATACGATAATTTCAAACAAAGACTTTGAAGCAGGGACATTCAAAAATTTTAAATCAAATTTCGAATATTAG
- the lpdA gene encoding dihydrolipoyl dehydrogenase — protein sequence MYDIAVIGSGPGGYVAAIKAAQLGFSVVVIEKAELGGICLNWGCIPTKALLKSATVYKYAKNANNFGIKIDNVEADFNAIINRSRGVAETMSKGIQFLLKKNKVDVVNGFGKLITKNTIEVAKTDGTTQFIEAGKIILATGTHSRDLPNIVKDGKKIIGYREAMTLDKKPETMLVIGSGAIGMEFAYFYQTLGTNVTLVEYMPDILPLEDREITKLLGRELKKMKMNVMTSSVVISVDTNGEKCISTIKTPKGEETVETDIVLLAAGVTTNLEGIGLEKIGVNIEHGKVITDKFYKTSVDNIYAIGDIVTGPALAHVASAEAICCVESIAGLNPNPIDYNLIPSCVYCSPEVASIGLTEEKAVEAGYSLHIGKFPYTASGKATASGNREGMIKIILNADNDEILGAHFMGDNVTEMIAEISLAMKNKVKGKDVIKTIHPHPTMSEAIMEATEAAHGNSVHL from the coding sequence ATGTACGATATAGCAGTTATCGGAAGCGGCCCGGGTGGTTATGTTGCCGCTATTAAAGCAGCTCAATTAGGATTCAGCGTTGTTGTTATTGAAAAAGCCGAGTTGGGTGGAATTTGTTTAAACTGGGGTTGTATCCCTACTAAAGCTTTACTGAAAAGCGCCACCGTTTATAAATATGCAAAAAATGCAAATAATTTCGGTATAAAAATAGATAATGTTGAAGCAGATTTCAATGCAATTATCAATCGCAGCAGAGGTGTAGCCGAAACCATGAGTAAGGGGATTCAATTTCTTCTGAAAAAGAATAAGGTTGATGTTGTTAACGGCTTCGGAAAACTTATCACAAAGAATACTATTGAAGTAGCTAAAACAGACGGCACAACACAATTTATAGAAGCCGGCAAAATAATTTTGGCAACCGGTACTCACTCTCGCGATTTACCTAATATTGTAAAAGACGGCAAGAAAATTATCGGTTATAGAGAAGCCATGACTTTAGATAAAAAACCTGAAACAATGCTTGTTATTGGTTCCGGTGCTATAGGAATGGAATTCGCTTATTTTTATCAAACACTCGGTACAAATGTTACTTTAGTTGAATATATGCCCGATATTCTTCCTTTGGAAGACAGGGAAATAACAAAACTTTTAGGCAGGGAATTGAAAAAAATGAAAATGAATGTAATGACTTCTTCTGTTGTTATTTCGGTAGATACTAATGGTGAAAAATGTATTTCCACAATAAAAACTCCTAAGGGAGAAGAAACTGTTGAAACGGATATTGTTTTGTTGGCCGCAGGCGTTACTACAAACCTTGAAGGAATAGGTCTGGAAAAAATAGGCGTTAATATTGAGCATGGAAAAGTTATTACAGACAAATTCTACAAAACTTCTGTCGATAATATTTATGCTATAGGAGATATTGTTACAGGTCCTGCACTGGCTCATGTTGCTTCGGCAGAAGCTATATGCTGTGTTGAAAGCATTGCCGGATTAAATCCTAATCCTATTGATTACAACTTAATCCCGTCGTGCGTTTATTGTAGTCCGGAAGTTGCATCTATCGGACTCACCGAGGAAAAAGCAGTTGAAGCCGGTTATTCATTACATATCGGAAAATTCCCTTATACTGCTTCGGGAAAAGCTACCGCTTCGGGAAACCGCGAAGGAATGATTAAAATTATTTTAAATGCCGATAATGACGAGATTTTAGGTGCTCATTTTATGGGAGATAATGTAACTGAAATGATTGCGGAAATTTCTTTAGCAATGAAAAACAAAGTTAAAGGAAAAGATGTTATAAAAACGATTCACCCGCATCCTACCATGTCGGAAGCAATTATGGAAGCAACTGAAGCTGCTCACGGAAACAGTGTACATTTATAA
- a CDS encoding sigma-70 family RNA polymerase sigma factor has protein sequence MRSVDDNDCIAKTLSGDVNAFSFIVGKYRNMVYTIVHKVIKAVEDAEDVSQDVFVKAFKSLSSYKFESKFSTWLYSIAYHEAISFSRKNKQFFTPIENINENELDENVDDPDLVYSDEMIIRLKKELSLLNADEALLLSLYYNMNNSVEEISQILNISVSNVKIKLFRTRKKLLSKLNKNDNE, from the coding sequence ATGAGATCGGTTGATGATAATGATTGTATTGCAAAAACACTTTCAGGAGATGTTAATGCTTTTTCTTTCATTGTCGGAAAATACCGAAATATGGTTTATACCATTGTTCATAAAGTAATTAAAGCTGTTGAGGATGCCGAAGATGTTTCGCAAGATGTTTTTGTGAAAGCATTTAAATCACTTAGTAGTTATAAATTCGAATCGAAATTTTCAACATGGTTGTATAGTATCGCTTATCATGAAGCAATATCCTTCTCCAGAAAAAATAAGCAATTTTTTACTCCTATCGAAAATATTAATGAAAATGAATTAGATGAAAATGTTGATGATCCCGATTTGGTTTATTCTGATGAAATGATAATCAGACTTAAGAAAGAGTTAAGCTTGTTAAATGCGGATGAAGCTCTTCTTTTAAGTTTATATTATAATATGAACAACTCGGTTGAAGAAATATCTCAGATACTGAATATCAGTGTTTCAAATGTGAAAATTAAACTATTCAGAACACGAAAAAAATTATTATCAAAACTAAACAAAAATGACAATGAATAA
- the dapA gene encoding 4-hydroxy-tetrahydrodipicolinate synthase has translation MKNSKFLHGTGVAIITPFNDDLSIDYTSLEKNIENLIENNIGYIVLLGSTGEASSIYINEQDEMIKFSSQVINSRVPLIVGCTNNSTTHAVERVKEISKFDIDGILSAAPYYNKPSQEGIYEHYYAIAHATELPVILYNVPGRTASNITPETCIMLAEDVENIVAVKEASGNICQVMEIISKKDHLDGFLVISGEDSLNVPLISIGAAGTISVIANAFPHQVSEMVRHALENDFQHASSIHYDLLNVTNYIFKEGNPAGIKALLSYQDMCNNVLRLPLMCVSQLLYELLANECDKISDKYED, from the coding sequence ATGAAAAATTCTAAATTTTTACATGGTACTGGAGTTGCAATTATTACTCCTTTTAATGACGATTTAAGCATTGATTACACTTCTCTTGAGAAGAACATTGAAAATTTGATTGAAAATAATATAGGTTATATTGTTTTGCTTGGTTCAACCGGGGAAGCCTCTTCTATTTATATTAATGAGCAGGATGAAATGATTAAATTCTCTTCTCAGGTAATAAATTCTCGCGTACCATTAATTGTGGGTTGTACGAATAATTCTACGACACATGCCGTAGAAAGAGTTAAGGAAATATCAAAATTCGATATCGACGGAATCTTATCCGCCGCTCCTTATTACAATAAACCGTCACAAGAAGGAATTTACGAACATTATTATGCTATTGCACACGCTACCGAATTACCAGTAATTCTTTATAATGTACCCGGAAGAACCGCATCGAATATTACACCTGAGACTTGCATAATGCTGGCTGAAGATGTCGAAAACATTGTTGCCGTTAAGGAAGCTTCGGGAAATATTTGTCAGGTTATGGAAATTATTAGTAAAAAAGATCATCTTGATGGATTTTTAGTTATTTCCGGAGAAGATTCTTTAAATGTTCCACTAATTTCAATCGGTGCTGCAGGAACTATTTCTGTTATAGCCAATGCATTTCCGCATCAAGTATCCGAAATGGTAAGACATGCGTTAGAAAATGATTTTCAGCATGCATCCTCCATACATTATGACTTGCTCAATGTTACAAATTACATCTTCAAAGAAGGTAATCCGGCAGGAATCAAAGCTTTGCTTTCTTATCAAGACATGTGCAATAATGTCCTTAGACTCCCACTTATGTGTGTTAGTCAATTGTTATATGAATTATTAGCAAATGAATGCGACAAAATATCAGACAAATATGAAGACTAA
- a CDS encoding AAA family ATPase produces MAHSKKYGTFAAVFTPSLLTIIGAIMYLRLGWIVGQAGLYKTLIIIAIAHIISFSTGLSISSIATDKRIKSGGIYYILSRSLGLPMGGAIGIAISLAMILTIALQIIAFSESFLSIEPIANFLGLVPGIPAYRLIGTITLILIAVIALISTSSAIKTQYFVLGAVILSIISIILGFIINTDIHPVTPNLSGIDTQLPFMVLFGIFFPAATGFTTGVAMSGDLKDPKKSIPVGVMSAIATGFVTYITLAICFAFFVDRNLLLTDTNFLTKVAWNPTLVYLGIWGATISTALGSILGAPRILQAIGYDKIIPQFFAKGYGKNNEPRNALIFIIILAECFLLIGDLNVIAPIATMFFMVSYAFINLAFVLEKWSSTDFRPSFNVSRYIGLVGFIACIFVMFELNKVAMLLSFLVMGLLYLYIRRKKIQLEYGDVWQSVLLTITRNSLRRISKRKLENRNWQPNVIVFSGGNDSRPYLVDFGKWLIGKHGFLSNFNLKITTDNKFYIADDDNSIIEEGNKDQWIEAKIYKCRNIYEGIETISGTYGFTGIEPNTIILGFDNTTADHERFSQMLSNISSLSKNILMMHFNDDNGFGNKKIIDIWITPGEQDIAFTLNLVKLLWTNENWSQSSLRINVVSNNNSAYSFIYNKLNTVINQMRIVADIRIINNGIDGKSVHSLIESHSTDSDLIFVAMPDFTKNPNVAYSKIYDISKIAKTIIFVEASKDFMTLSNFDIVTKHIITKPSDTPYHDIALPLRPEAAEFVITLKENLAEASRKSVNVKIDVLQSYLTSLLDNINNSIEINYKKLDSPVEIKKYMAAAANMIKMNVTDLINNKLIEYDSLTLSIDNDFFNEINSICNSIPKDFTVLYNQDISYDSPDDSKELLKLKRKIRKYYKKNTDPESLYQYKVNISNAISFYLYQMYNEIISEVYTKIKALTVNYYYDLTKIVYLINDVNIQLIKKTDNKDDVSGKEIIKSLQNEILVLKEGIINSWQNIYPEINNIKTKYLNEIIDYFNIINFGDISFNFKRTSKKVQESLSSINEDYKTLSHVFPNILNRVLVNIDLTFLKVKLYVGTEEIISGVKDYIDNVVVFKHKSFLNSVKTTSSIDQIDIDSQSDTESGLDLYTLLNEVYDRIIKVIQRQTNTITVISNDSLTQYETSDEEIPKFFEFSVSRLMDYILQNYYYKHIKSLLGNLMQYCQNSLGQEKSIVTQLSFIDNYKTVVDKISEMINAEIDKLNDNFAEEKEEVFSVYELTFEKLQLETFITNAENIKNIVNIESIFNKKDKIVSIPAKISNFFRHNFTQFWYKRSSGKNYANYLVERDSDQERLRKYFNDISKVTLKQSVDKELPYTYKQLYSASQHYNKDLWVGKSKEINDFKIYLTQYQRLRQGAIIITGNIGTGKSFFSYHVAKNLLPGSQIYNIKSVTGGSHSVNKFERAFVRSIDAAPTSVIEKVIEDIPKGSVFIFDNIEQWWHRNEGGNNVIDKLISMIETYSKDYLFILTANNTGFNAMKLTTNINKVVVGNVSLSPFNAQELEAIIMRRHKAGSYKFVINGKNEDSFHQWNYAKLFTGYYRFTDGNISSALKLWLSCIDKVTDETIYIHEPKLPESIPFQLLTRQQIIFLAQFVIHNSMSFERIFAISKRSMNEVKQDINILIRYGLIEKVSENIFAINTVLYPFIISELKQIEII; encoded by the coding sequence ATGGCACATTCGAAAAAATACGGCACATTTGCTGCTGTATTTACTCCATCTTTGCTTACTATCATAGGCGCAATTATGTATTTGCGTCTTGGTTGGATTGTTGGTCAGGCCGGATTATATAAAACTTTGATAATAATTGCTATAGCGCACATTATATCATTTTCAACCGGATTAAGTATATCTTCTATAGCTACAGACAAAAGAATAAAATCAGGAGGAATTTACTATATACTGTCGAGAAGCTTGGGATTACCTATGGGCGGTGCTATCGGTATCGCAATTTCTCTTGCAATGATACTTACCATTGCTCTGCAAATAATTGCTTTTTCGGAATCGTTTTTATCAATAGAACCTATTGCTAATTTTTTGGGATTGGTTCCCGGAATTCCGGCATATAGACTTATCGGAACTATTACACTGATTCTAATTGCTGTAATTGCCTTGATTAGTACGTCTTCTGCAATTAAAACACAGTACTTTGTCCTTGGCGCCGTAATTCTGTCAATTATTTCGATAATATTAGGATTTATTATCAATACTGATATTCATCCTGTTACGCCTAATTTGTCAGGAATTGACACTCAGTTGCCGTTTATGGTATTATTTGGAATTTTCTTTCCGGCTGCAACAGGGTTTACCACCGGTGTTGCTATGTCCGGCGATTTGAAAGATCCAAAAAAGTCTATACCTGTTGGAGTTATGAGTGCAATAGCTACGGGTTTTGTAACATACATTACCTTAGCAATTTGCTTCGCCTTTTTTGTTGATAGAAACTTGCTGCTCACCGATACTAACTTTCTTACTAAAGTTGCATGGAACCCAACTCTTGTTTACCTGGGAATCTGGGGTGCTACAATTTCAACCGCTTTAGGATCAATTTTAGGAGCTCCGAGAATTTTACAAGCCATAGGCTATGATAAAATTATTCCGCAGTTTTTCGCTAAAGGATATGGTAAAAACAATGAACCGCGAAATGCGCTCATATTTATAATTATTCTTGCCGAATGTTTTTTGTTGATAGGCGATCTCAATGTTATTGCGCCGATAGCAACAATGTTCTTTATGGTGTCATACGCTTTTATCAATCTTGCATTTGTATTGGAAAAATGGTCGAGTACCGATTTTCGTCCGAGTTTTAATGTTAGCAGATATATAGGATTAGTCGGTTTTATTGCCTGCATATTTGTGATGTTTGAACTTAACAAAGTTGCTATGTTGCTATCATTTCTTGTAATGGGATTGCTTTATTTATACATTAGAAGGAAGAAAATTCAACTTGAATACGGCGATGTCTGGCAGAGCGTACTTCTAACCATTACTCGAAATTCTTTGAGAAGAATAAGCAAAAGGAAACTCGAAAATAGGAATTGGCAGCCAAATGTTATTGTATTTAGTGGCGGCAATGACTCGCGACCGTATTTAGTTGATTTTGGAAAATGGCTTATAGGCAAACACGGTTTCCTTAGCAACTTTAATCTTAAAATTACTACTGATAATAAGTTTTATATTGCTGATGACGACAATTCGATTATTGAAGAAGGAAATAAAGATCAATGGATTGAAGCTAAGATATATAAATGCAGGAATATTTATGAAGGAATCGAAACGATTTCCGGAACTTACGGATTTACCGGTATCGAACCGAATACTATAATTCTTGGATTTGATAACACTACCGCCGATCATGAAAGATTTAGTCAAATGTTATCAAATATTAGCAGTTTAAGTAAGAATATCCTGATGATGCATTTTAATGATGACAACGGTTTCGGAAATAAAAAGATTATAGATATCTGGATAACTCCGGGCGAACAGGATATTGCTTTTACTCTTAACCTTGTTAAATTACTCTGGACTAACGAAAATTGGAGTCAGAGTTCGCTCAGAATTAATGTTGTTAGCAACAATAACAGCGCTTACAGCTTTATTTATAATAAACTCAATACTGTTATTAATCAGATGAGAATTGTTGCCGATATCAGAATTATTAATAACGGTATTGACGGTAAGTCCGTTCATAGCTTAATAGAAAGTCATAGTACCGATTCGGACCTTATTTTTGTTGCAATGCCTGATTTTACTAAAAATCCGAATGTAGCGTATTCAAAAATTTATGATATCAGTAAGATTGCCAAAACAATAATTTTTGTTGAGGCTTCGAAAGATTTTATGACATTAAGTAACTTCGATATTGTTACAAAGCATATTATTACAAAGCCGTCGGATACACCTTATCATGATATTGCACTTCCGTTACGTCCTGAAGCCGCTGAATTTGTGATAACATTGAAAGAAAACCTTGCTGAGGCTTCAAGAAAATCCGTCAATGTTAAAATTGATGTATTGCAATCCTATCTTACTTCTTTATTGGATAATATCAATAATTCTATCGAAATCAATTATAAAAAGCTCGACTCTCCTGTTGAGATTAAAAAATATATGGCTGCTGCGGCTAATATGATTAAGATGAATGTTACTGATTTAATTAACAATAAACTTATTGAATATGATTCGCTGACGCTTAGTATTGATAACGACTTCTTTAATGAAATTAATTCTATTTGTAATTCAATTCCGAAAGATTTTACGGTTCTGTATAATCAAGATATTTCTTATGACAGTCCTGATGATTCAAAAGAGTTGCTGAAGTTAAAACGTAAAATCAGAAAGTATTATAAAAAGAATACTGACCCGGAAAGTTTATACCAGTATAAGGTAAATATTTCAAATGCAATTTCATTTTATTTGTATCAAATGTATAATGAGATTATTTCTGAAGTTTATACGAAGATTAAAGCACTTACTGTTAATTATTATTACGATCTTACTAAGATAGTGTATTTAATTAATGATGTTAATATCCAGTTGATTAAAAAAACTGATAATAAAGATGATGTATCCGGCAAAGAAATAATCAAATCGTTACAGAATGAAATATTAGTTTTGAAAGAAGGAATAATTAATTCTTGGCAAAATATCTATCCGGAAATTAATAATATCAAAACAAAATATCTTAATGAAATAATTGATTATTTTAATATAATTAATTTCGGTGACATTTCATTTAATTTTAAACGCACATCTAAGAAAGTTCAAGAATCGTTAAGCAGTATTAATGAAGATTACAAAACTCTGTCTCATGTATTTCCGAATATTTTAAACAGGGTATTAGTAAATATTGATTTAACATTTCTGAAAGTAAAATTATATGTCGGTACTGAGGAAATTATTTCGGGAGTTAAAGATTATATTGATAATGTTGTAGTTTTCAAACATAAATCATTTTTGAATTCTGTTAAAACAACATCTTCAATTGATCAGATTGATATTGATAGTCAATCTGATACCGAAAGCGGTTTAGATCTTTATACATTATTGAATGAAGTTTATGATAGAATTATTAAAGTTATTCAACGTCAAACAAATACAATAACCGTAATTAGTAATGACAGCCTAACTCAATACGAAACATCGGACGAAGAAATTCCAAAATTCTTTGAGTTTTCTGTTTCAAGATTAATGGATTACATACTTCAAAATTATTATTATAAACACATTAAATCATTGCTTGGTAATTTAATGCAATATTGCCAGAATTCTCTCGGACAGGAAAAATCAATTGTAACTCAACTGTCTTTCATTGATAATTATAAAACAGTTGTTGATAAAATCAGTGAAATGATTAATGCCGAAATTGATAAGTTGAATGATAATTTTGCAGAAGAAAAAGAGGAAGTGTTTAGTGTTTATGAACTTACTTTTGAAAAACTTCAGTTAGAAACATTTATCACAAATGCCGAAAATATAAAGAACATTGTAAATATTGAATCTATTTTTAATAAAAAAGATAAAATTGTAAGTATTCCGGCAAAGATTTCGAATTTCTTCCGTCATAATTTCACACAATTCTGGTATAAAAGAAGTTCGGGGAAAAATTATGCGAATTATCTTGTCGAACGTGACAGTGATCAGGAGCGACTTAGAAAGTATTTTAATGATATTTCAAAAGTAACCTTAAAACAAAGTGTTGATAAGGAGCTTCCTTATACTTATAAGCAACTGTATAGTGCTTCTCAACATTATAATAAAGATTTGTGGGTTGGTAAATCTAAGGAAATTAATGATTTCAAAATTTATTTAACTCAGTATCAACGATTGAGACAAGGCGCTATTATAATTACCGGAAATATCGGAACAGGGAAAAGTTTTTTCTCATATCATGTAGCAAAAAATCTCTTGCCCGGAAGTCAGATTTATAATATTAAATCCGTTACGGGAGGAAGTCATTCTGTAAATAAATTCGAACGTGCATTTGTCAGATCAATAGATGCTGCTCCCACTTCGGTAATTGAGAAAGTTATTGAAGATATTCCCAAAGGTTCGGTATTTATTTTCGATAATATTGAACAATGGTGGCATAGAAACGAAGGAGGAAATAATGTTATTGATAAATTAATATCAATGATTGAAACATATTCTAAAGATTATCTCTTTATTCTTACCGCTAATAATACTGGTTTCAACGCGATGAAACTTACAACGAATATTAATAAAGTTGTTGTCGGGAATGTTAGTTTGTCGCCGTTTAACGCTCAGGAACTTGAAGCAATTATTATGCGCAGGCATAAAGCTGGCAGTTATAAATTTGTGATCAACGGTAAAAACGAAGATAGTTTTCATCAATGGAATTACGCTAAACTGTTTACGGGATATTACCGGTTTACCGATGGAAATATTAGTTCGGCGCTTAAATTGTGGTTATCGTGTATTGATAAAGTTACCGATGAAACTATCTATATTCATGAGCCCAAACTTCCGGAAAGTATTCCGTTTCAACTATTAACAAGGCAACAGATAATTTTCTTGGCTCAATTCGTGATCCATAACAGTATGTCTTTTGAAAGAATCTTTGCTATAAGCAAACGATCTATGAACGAAGTTAAGCAAGATATAAATATCTTAATACGATACGGATTAATTGAGAAGGTTTCTGAAAATATTTTTGCAATTAATACTGTTTTATATCCATTTATAATCAGTGAGTTAAAACAAATAGAAATAATTTAA
- a CDS encoding mechanosensitive ion channel has product MNTEEFLNITSSSIVLLIIEALALFIILKLIRKFLPLLPKKEKFRKLLRKHTQIFEIIAWVLFLIHVINKLNNKHLVTQIIIISLLAAAILYFLWFYFRDYINGLIFRTNYNIYLDDYITVNNVSGRVKSFKNKYIELESKNGDIFYVNYSNLMKGVISRRADTEQSSVFSFSIKIFSENYSVNKISEIKKYLLTFPSVSTNKAPVIKVANNTDKHIELNISFVSLDEERNDIVMEAVRDKFNEV; this is encoded by the coding sequence ATGAATACCGAAGAATTTTTAAATATAACTTCATCAAGCATTGTTCTGTTAATCATAGAAGCATTAGCATTATTTATTATTTTAAAATTGATAAGAAAGTTTTTGCCTTTGCTGCCTAAAAAAGAGAAATTCAGGAAGTTGTTAAGAAAACATACGCAGATTTTCGAAATTATTGCTTGGGTGCTGTTTTTGATACATGTAATTAATAAACTTAACAACAAGCATTTAGTTACTCAAATAATTATTATTTCTCTACTTGCGGCAGCGATTCTGTATTTTCTATGGTTTTATTTTAGAGATTATATAAACGGTTTGATATTCAGAACAAATTATAATATTTATCTTGATGATTATATAACAGTGAATAATGTTAGTGGGAGGGTAAAGAGTTTTAAAAATAAATATATAGAATTGGAATCTAAAAACGGAGATATTTTTTATGTAAATTATTCGAACTTAATGAAAGGAGTAATCAGTAGGCGGGCAGATACTGAACAAAGTTCTGTTTTCAGCTTTTCTATAAAAATCTTTTCGGAAAATTACAGTGTGAATAAAATTTCGGAAATTAAAAAATATTTACTGACATTTCCTTCTGTATCAACAAATAAAGCTCCGGTTATCAAAGTTGCTAATAATACTGATAAACATATTGAACTTAATATATCTTTTGTTTCTTTGGATGAAGAAAGAAACGATATTGTGATGGAAGCAGTTAGGGATAAGTTTAATGAAGTTTAA
- a CDS encoding RNA methyltransferase, with amino-acid sequence MRKLQNSELNRISVDDFKDASKTPIIVVLDNIRSLNNIGSVFRTADAFLVQKICLCGITCTPPHRDINKTALGATESVEWQYYETTAQCIEQLKKDNIVIVSIEQTDNSILLDDFFPEKDKIYAVVFGNEVHGVEDEIIEQSDVCIEIAQYGTKHSLNISVCCGIVLYNLFGKMLR; translated from the coding sequence ATGCGTAAATTGCAGAATTCCGAATTGAACAGAATCAGTGTTGATGACTTCAAAGATGCTTCTAAAACTCCTATAATTGTTGTTTTAGATAATATCAGAAGCCTGAATAATATTGGTTCTGTTTTTCGTACTGCCGATGCCTTCTTGGTACAAAAAATCTGTCTTTGCGGAATTACATGTACGCCGCCGCACAGAGACATAAATAAAACAGCGCTTGGAGCAACCGAATCGGTTGAGTGGCAGTATTATGAAACAACTGCACAGTGTATTGAACAATTAAAAAAGGATAACATTGTAATTGTCTCTATAGAACAAACCGATAACAGTATTTTACTTGATGATTTTTTCCCGGAAAAAGATAAAATATATGCCGTGGTTTTCGGGAATGAAGTACATGGTGTGGAAGATGAAATTATTGAACAATCTGATGTTTGTATTGAAATTGCACAATACGGTACAAAACACTCTCTAAACATTTCTGTTTGTTGCGGTATAGTGCTTTATAACTTATTTGGGAAAATGTTACGTTAA